In one window of Frigoriglobus tundricola DNA:
- a CDS encoding CpaF family protein produces the protein MSRLQQGISKLNSLNHPSVGGSSISRLSSPSIGGPGGGGNKNFDELKRQIHSKLVERLDFTRIKDLSSEAMRRDIRRVIEHLCDTENPLLNRIEREKLIEEVLDETLGFGPLEILLKDPTVSDILVNGPHKCYVERRGKLEKTEVKFRDNDHLMQIIDRIVSKVGRRVDETSPMVDARLPDGSRVNAVIPPIALDGPSLSIRRFGANPLKLEDLLNYKAFTPEMAMLMEACIKARLNVLISGGTGCGKTTLLNTLSSFIPGDERVVTIEDAAELQLQQDHVVRLETRPPNIEGKGAVTTRDCVRNALRMRPERIIIGEVRGSEALDMLQAMNTGHGGSLATLHANTPREALTRLETMIMMGGFELPVKAMRQQISSAIDLIIQANRLQGGPRKITHITEVMNMEQDIIIMQEVFRYKQLGIDQNGRAYGQFEATGVRPTFINRLESKGVKLPSNMFAERILMRD, from the coding sequence ATGAGTCGGCTCCAGCAAGGGATCTCGAAGCTCAACAGCCTGAACCACCCGAGCGTGGGCGGCAGCAGCATCTCGCGGCTGTCCAGCCCGAGCATCGGCGGGCCGGGGGGCGGCGGGAACAAGAACTTCGACGAGCTGAAGCGGCAGATCCACTCGAAACTGGTCGAGCGGCTGGACTTCACCCGCATCAAGGACCTGTCGAGCGAGGCGATGCGGCGGGACATCCGCCGGGTCATCGAGCACCTGTGCGACACCGAGAACCCGCTGCTCAACCGCATCGAGCGGGAGAAGCTGATCGAGGAGGTGCTCGACGAGACCCTCGGGTTCGGCCCGCTGGAGATCCTCCTCAAGGACCCGACGGTCAGCGACATCCTGGTGAACGGCCCGCACAAGTGCTACGTCGAGCGCCGCGGCAAGCTGGAGAAGACGGAGGTCAAGTTCCGGGACAACGACCACCTGATGCAGATCATCGACCGCATCGTGTCGAAGGTCGGGCGCCGGGTGGACGAGACCAGCCCGATGGTGGACGCCCGGCTCCCGGACGGGTCCCGCGTGAACGCGGTCATCCCGCCGATCGCGCTGGACGGCCCGAGCCTGAGCATCCGCCGGTTCGGGGCCAACCCGCTGAAGCTCGAGGACCTGCTGAACTACAAGGCGTTCACCCCCGAGATGGCGATGCTGATGGAGGCGTGCATCAAGGCCCGCCTGAACGTGCTCATCAGCGGCGGCACGGGGTGCGGCAAGACCACCCTGCTCAACACGCTCTCCAGCTTCATCCCCGGCGACGAGCGGGTGGTGACGATCGAGGACGCGGCCGAGCTCCAGTTGCAACAGGACCACGTGGTCCGGCTGGAGACCCGCCCGCCGAACATCGAGGGCAAGGGCGCCGTGACCACGCGCGACTGCGTGCGGAACGCCCTGCGCATGCGGCCCGAGCGCATCATCATCGGTGAGGTCCGCGGCTCGGAGGCCCTGGACATGCTCCAGGCCATGAACACCGGCCACGGCGGCTCGCTCGCGACGCTCCACGCCAACACGCCGCGCGAGGCCCTGACCCGGCTCGAAACGATGATCATGATGGGCGGGTTCGAGCTCCCGGTGAAGGCGATGCGGCAGCAGATCAGCTCCGCCATCGACCTGATCATCCAGGCGAACCGGCTCCAGGGCGGGCCGCGCAAGATCACGCACATCACGGAAGTGATGAACATGGAGCAGGACATCATCATCATGCAGGAAGTGTTCCGGTACAAGCAGCTCGGCATCGACCAGAACGGCCGCGCCTACGGCCAGTTCGAGGCGACCGGGGTCCGCCCGACGTTCATCAACCGGCTCGAGTCGAAGGGCGTGAAGCTGCCGTCGAACATGTTCGCCGAGCGCATCCTCATGCGCGACTGA
- a CDS encoding type II secretion system F family protein — protein MGLFAFLTADELTPLFVFVAIVAGTFWLLSMISSRNSQAEERLERIGRPKSLVEIEMGQAESAGRFKGIKEAFSNIGGVMEPQSELEKNSLRIQLANAGFRSENAAGVYHGIRVVCLLVFLLPAVLLFLVKDGFTVKSIEWTAALTGVGFYLPQLVLWHLRTTRQKEIFLTLPDALDLLVVCVESGLGLDAALRKVTEEMKGHAKTICEEFSLANLQLQMGRPRREVLHDLGVRTGVDDVRSLAAILIQADRFGSSIAQALRVQSDSMRTRRRQLAEEKAAKTAVQLIFPLVLFIFPAIFVVLVGPAAIQIQKNLLKG, from the coding sequence GTGGGACTGTTCGCGTTCCTGACCGCCGACGAGTTGACGCCGCTGTTCGTGTTCGTCGCCATCGTGGCGGGCACGTTCTGGCTGCTGTCCATGATCTCCAGCCGCAACAGCCAGGCGGAAGAGCGCCTGGAGCGGATCGGCCGGCCCAAGTCGCTGGTCGAGATCGAGATGGGGCAGGCCGAGTCCGCCGGCCGGTTCAAGGGGATCAAGGAGGCGTTCAGCAACATCGGCGGGGTGATGGAGCCGCAGAGCGAGCTGGAGAAGAACTCGCTCCGCATCCAGCTGGCCAACGCCGGGTTCCGGAGCGAGAACGCAGCCGGCGTATACCACGGGATCCGCGTAGTTTGCCTACTCGTGTTCCTCCTCCCGGCCGTTCTGCTCTTCTTGGTCAAAGACGGCTTCACCGTGAAGTCGATTGAATGGACGGCGGCGCTGACGGGGGTCGGCTTCTACCTCCCGCAGCTGGTGCTGTGGCACCTGCGGACCACCCGGCAGAAGGAGATCTTCCTCACCCTGCCGGACGCCCTCGACCTGTTGGTGGTGTGCGTCGAGTCCGGGCTGGGTCTGGACGCGGCGCTGCGGAAGGTGACGGAAGAGATGAAGGGGCACGCCAAAACGATCTGCGAGGAGTTCTCGCTGGCTAACCTCCAGCTCCAGATGGGGCGCCCGCGGCGCGAGGTGCTGCACGACCTGGGCGTGCGCACGGGCGTGGACGACGTCCGCAGCCTGGCGGCGATCCTCATCCAGGCCGACCGGTTCGGGTCGAGTATCGCGCAGGCGCTCCGGGTGCAGTCCGATTCGATGCGGACCCGGCGCCGGCAGCTGGCGGAAGAAAAGGCGGCGAAGACGGCCGTGCAGCTGATCTTCCCGCTGGTGCTGTTCATCTTCCCGGCGATTTTCGTGGTGCTGGTCGGCCCCGCGGCCATCCAGATTCAGAAGAACCTGTTGAAGGGCTAG
- a CDS encoding type II secretion system F family protein: MNPILLPVLVGGLVIAMVAMLYIAFTRGDDEKASDRLDQLVGRNVRKDSSADMLLKQALQEVDRKTLMDRLTPEFFNLTKVFEQADCNIKPSALFGISLGLGVLGAALSIWLVNLYVLPLGALVFFTLPWVWLYTKRAGRLKAFAGQLPDAMELVARALRAGHSLAAGMHVVAEEMPAPICKEFGRVYEEQNLGIPLEEALKGMCDRVPNLDLRFFVTSVAIQRQTGGDLAEILDRIGHVIRERFKILGQVKALTAEGRLSGVVLIALPIGLFMMMLWMKPDYIELLWKDKMGQQMSAGAVVLMLLGSYAIKKIVDIKV, from the coding sequence ATGAACCCGATTTTGCTCCCGGTGTTGGTCGGCGGTCTGGTCATCGCGATGGTCGCGATGCTGTACATCGCCTTCACCCGGGGCGACGACGAAAAGGCGTCCGACCGGCTCGACCAGTTGGTCGGGCGGAACGTGCGCAAGGACTCGTCCGCCGACATGCTCCTGAAGCAGGCCCTCCAGGAGGTGGACCGGAAGACGCTGATGGACCGGCTCACGCCGGAGTTCTTCAACCTGACCAAGGTGTTCGAGCAGGCGGACTGCAACATCAAGCCGAGCGCGCTGTTCGGCATCTCGCTCGGGCTGGGGGTCCTCGGGGCCGCCCTGAGCATCTGGCTGGTGAACCTGTACGTGCTCCCGCTGGGGGCGCTGGTGTTCTTCACCCTGCCCTGGGTGTGGCTGTACACCAAGCGGGCCGGCCGGCTCAAGGCGTTCGCCGGGCAGCTGCCGGACGCGATGGAACTGGTCGCCCGCGCCCTCCGGGCCGGGCACTCGCTGGCCGCCGGCATGCACGTGGTCGCCGAGGAGATGCCCGCCCCGATCTGCAAGGAGTTCGGCCGGGTGTACGAGGAGCAGAACCTGGGCATCCCGCTCGAGGAGGCGCTGAAGGGGATGTGCGACCGCGTGCCCAACCTGGACCTGCGGTTCTTCGTCACCTCGGTCGCGATCCAGCGGCAGACCGGTGGCGACCTGGCGGAGATCCTGGACCGGATCGGGCACGTGATCCGCGAGCGGTTCAAGATCCTCGGGCAGGTGAAGGCGCTGACGGCCGAGGGGCGGCTCTCGGGGGTCGTCCTCATCGCCCTGCCCATCGGCCTGTTCATGATGATGCTGTGGATGAAGCCGGACTACATCGAGCTGCTCTGGAAGGACAAGATGGGCCAGCAGATGTCGGCCGGGGCCGTCGTGCTCATGCTGCTCGGCTCCTACGCCATCAAGAAGATCGTGGACATCAAGGTCTGA